In one window of Streptomyces sp. FXJ1.172 DNA:
- a CDS encoding AzlD domain-containing protein, with amino-acid sequence MNATVVVILALAVGTYAFRLVGPVLHGRVTVPPRVQELASAGAVVLLVALLATGALTEGGGFAGWARPAGVLVAGLLAWRRAPFVVVVVGAAATTALLRVAGVA; translated from the coding sequence ATGAACGCCACGGTCGTCGTGATCCTCGCGCTCGCCGTCGGCACGTACGCCTTCCGGCTGGTGGGGCCGGTGCTGCACGGCCGGGTGACGGTTCCGCCGCGCGTGCAGGAGCTGGCCTCGGCCGGGGCGGTGGTCCTGCTCGTCGCGTTGCTGGCCACGGGGGCGCTGACCGAGGGCGGTGGCTTCGCGGGGTGGGCCCGGCCGGCCGGGGTGCTGGTGGCAGGCCTGCTGGCCTGGCGGAGGGCACCGTTCGTGGTGGTGGTCGTGGGGGCGGCGGCGACGACGGCGCTGCTGCGGGTGGCCGGCGTCGCATGA